The Methylomicrobium lacus LW14 genome window below encodes:
- a CDS encoding glycosyltransferase family 25 protein has translation MRTETPKQLDHVYVLNVKAFTERRAFMEKQLAEAGLQAEFIFDWDADELSDDIVDRYFTKENNLSAAQKSCALKHVVALQKVVENDSPFNLILEDDAVFAKDFHVGLARALAQSGQFSGEKVIYIGSGGNFFTPKSQRKPGQYLYLGARGRFTDSFIIDSATARKRLDWITAHKISDPIDNQFDRIDRQLGIQIVWLEDPVVEQGSKNGLFDSAVEPAPPTWLQKVLFNFEKLKRKYIYQLWR, from the coding sequence ATGCGCACAGAAACTCCAAAGCAACTCGATCATGTCTATGTCCTTAACGTGAAGGCATTCACCGAACGCCGCGCATTCATGGAAAAGCAGCTTGCGGAAGCGGGCCTGCAAGCGGAGTTCATTTTTGATTGGGATGCCGATGAGTTGAGCGATGACATCGTCGACCGCTATTTCACGAAAGAGAACAACTTGTCTGCGGCGCAAAAATCCTGCGCTTTGAAGCATGTTGTGGCTTTGCAGAAAGTGGTCGAAAACGACAGTCCGTTTAATCTGATCCTGGAAGACGATGCGGTTTTCGCTAAAGATTTTCATGTGGGATTGGCGCGGGCATTGGCGCAAAGCGGGCAGTTTTCGGGCGAAAAAGTCATCTACATCGGTTCGGGCGGGAATTTTTTTACGCCGAAGAGTCAACGCAAACCGGGGCAATATCTTTATCTCGGCGCGCGCGGCCGTTTTACCGATTCCTTCATCATTGATTCGGCCACCGCACGTAAAAGGTTGGACTGGATCACGGCGCACAAGATCAGCGACCCCATCGATAATCAATTTGATAGAATCGACAGACAGCTAGGCATCCAAATCGTTTGGCTGGAGGACCCGGTGGTTGAGCAAGGCAGTAAAAATGGACTGTTTGACAGCGCCGTCGAGCCGGCGCCGCCGACGTGGCTGCAAAAAGTGTTGTTTAACTTCGAAAAGTTAAAGCGCAAATATATTTACCAATTATGGAGATAA
- the pgi gene encoding glucose-6-phosphate isomerase: protein MSLLTNSKAWTALKTHFQHIQNDSMRDAFRRDPERFKKFSLQLNDIIFDYSKNRINEETVSLLVELAESQGLKQKIEAMFSGEMINTTERRAVLHTALRNRSNDPVYFAGKDVMPDVNRALAKMRVFCDQVRSGAWKGYTGKAITDIVSIGIGGSGLGPKMVSAALNPYGSDNLKVHYVSNVDQTDLVEVLKPLNAETTLFVVASKVFNTQETMMNARSAKNWFLDRLKSEEAIAKHFVAISTHAENVAKFGIDPDNMFEFWDWVGGRYSLWSSVGLSIALQIGMDHFEELLQGAHEADLHFRHTPFDKNIPVIMALLGVWYNNFFDADSHAVIPYDQSMRFFSDYMQQGDMESNGKSVDRDGNRVDYSTGPIIWGQPGTNGQHAFFQLIHQGTKLIPCDFMAAANSHYDLPEHHDILISNFLAQPEALMNGLTEDEVRARLSPEDLADPVLVASKVFDGNKPSNSFLFKKMTPRTLGSLIAFYEHKIFTQGVIWHINSFDQMGVELGKVLARVILPELKSNDTVVSHDCSTNALINAYKHYREA, encoded by the coding sequence ATGTCGTTATTGACTAATTCTAAAGCCTGGACCGCACTCAAAACCCACTTTCAGCACATTCAAAACGATTCGATGCGGGATGCTTTCAGGAGAGACCCGGAGCGTTTTAAAAAGTTCTCTCTCCAGCTCAACGACATCATTTTCGATTACTCCAAAAACCGCATCAACGAAGAAACCGTCTCATTGCTCGTCGAGTTGGCGGAAAGCCAAGGCCTCAAGCAAAAAATCGAGGCGATGTTCAGCGGCGAAATGATCAACACGACCGAGCGCCGCGCGGTTTTGCATACCGCTCTGCGCAATCGCAGCAATGATCCGGTTTATTTTGCCGGCAAGGATGTGATGCCGGATGTGAATCGGGCCTTGGCCAAGATGCGCGTCTTTTGCGATCAGGTCAGGTCCGGCGCCTGGAAGGGCTATACCGGCAAGGCGATCACCGACATCGTCAGCATCGGCATCGGCGGTTCCGGCCTCGGACCGAAGATGGTTTCGGCGGCGCTGAATCCGTACGGCTCGGACAATCTCAAAGTCCATTATGTATCGAATGTCGACCAGACCGATCTGGTCGAAGTGCTGAAACCGTTGAATGCCGAGACGACCTTGTTCGTGGTAGCCTCGAAGGTATTCAACACCCAGGAAACCATGATGAACGCCAGATCGGCGAAAAACTGGTTTCTTGACCGGCTCAAATCCGAAGAGGCGATCGCGAAACATTTCGTCGCGATCTCGACGCATGCGGAGAATGTCGCCAAATTCGGCATCGATCCCGACAACATGTTCGAATTCTGGGACTGGGTCGGCGGACGCTATTCGCTGTGGTCTTCGGTCGGCTTGTCGATCGCGCTGCAAATCGGCATGGACCATTTCGAGGAATTACTGCAAGGCGCGCATGAGGCCGACCTGCACTTCCGCCATACGCCATTCGACAAGAACATTCCGGTCATCATGGCGCTGCTTGGCGTCTGGTACAACAATTTCTTCGACGCCGACTCGCATGCGGTGATTCCTTACGACCAGTCGATGCGCTTTTTTTCCGATTACATGCAGCAAGGCGACATGGAAAGCAACGGCAAGAGCGTCGATAGGGACGGCAACCGGGTCGATTACAGCACCGGCCCGATCATTTGGGGACAGCCCGGCACCAACGGCCAGCACGCCTTCTTCCAATTGATTCACCAAGGCACCAAGCTGATCCCGTGCGACTTCATGGCGGCCGCGAACAGCCATTACGACTTGCCCGAGCACCACGACATCCTGATCTCGAATTTTCTCGCCCAGCCCGAAGCCTTGATGAACGGCCTGACCGAGGACGAAGTGAGGGCCAGATTGTCGCCTGAAGACCTCGCCGACCCGGTCCTGGTCGCGTCGAAAGTGTTTGACGGCAACAAACCGTCCAATTCCTTCCTGTTCAAAAAGATGACACCCAGAACCTTGGGCTCGCTGATCGCGTTTTACGAGCATAAGATTTTCACCCAGGGCGTGATCTGGCATATCAATTCGTTTGACCAGATGGGCGTCGAACTGGGCAAGGTGCTCGCGAGGGTGATTTTACCGGAGCTGAAGAGCAACGATACCGTCGTCAGCCATGACTGCTCGACGAATGCGCTGATCAATGCATATAAACACTATCGGGAAGCTTGA
- a CDS encoding multicopper oxidase, whose protein sequence is MVKLLLAGALILGAAAPLAAQEYEDHNKMLMDHGAGHLMDMGGGMVMGQNTETLPGGCDKISETKEITVHAGHKYAEKFPGRMFAFDTQEYQFKPCTKLTVNFINEDNIRHQWMMHGLPKYLYPKGMFHLEVSGPAKISGTLILPPGDRTYLVHCDIAQHMEKGMKGQLKVGAGSGDLPSIPGVTAYEIQDDYQDSGIPVIAKPAAKAAAAPADASAPAGSTAAAPQEDSFVSGITVIGLAIGFLLAPALARAFKGMTFSEAVTHAFVLLRHLIGFVLGAIARLVKKITSNKSKMLPGG, encoded by the coding sequence ATGGTGAAATTATTGTTGGCCGGAGCGCTGATTTTGGGGGCTGCTGCGCCGCTCGCGGCACAGGAATATGAAGACCATAACAAGATGCTGATGGATCACGGCGCCGGCCACTTGATGGACATGGGCGGCGGCATGGTGATGGGGCAAAATACCGAAACGCTGCCGGGCGGTTGCGACAAGATTTCCGAAACGAAGGAAATCACCGTGCACGCGGGCCATAAATATGCCGAGAAATTTCCGGGCAGAATGTTTGCGTTCGATACCCAGGAATATCAGTTCAAGCCTTGCACCAAATTGACGGTTAATTTTATCAATGAAGATAACATCCGGCATCAATGGATGATGCACGGGCTACCGAAATATCTCTATCCTAAAGGGATGTTTCATCTGGAAGTCTCAGGTCCCGCCAAGATTTCCGGCACGTTGATTCTGCCTCCGGGCGACAGAACCTACCTGGTGCATTGCGACATCGCTCAGCACATGGAAAAAGGCATGAAGGGCCAGTTGAAAGTCGGCGCGGGCAGCGGCGATCTGCCGAGCATTCCCGGCGTCACGGCCTATGAAATTCAGGACGATTATCAAGACAGCGGCATTCCGGTGATTGCGAAACCGGCCGCCAAGGCGGCTGCCGCCCCGGCGGATGCTTCGGCGCCTGCGGGCTCTACTGCCGCGGCTCCACAGGAAGATTCTTTCGTTTCCGGCATTACCGTGATCGGGCTCGCGATCGGCTTTTTGTTGGCGCCGGCCTTGGCCCGCGCCTTCAAGGGCATGACCTTTTCGGAAGCGGTCACGCATGCGTTCGTGTTGCTGCGTCACTTGATCGGGTTTGTCTTGGGCGCTATCGCCAGACTGGTCAAGAAGATTACGTCGAATAAATCGAAGATGTTGCCGGGCGGTTAA
- a CDS encoding YqaA family protein translates to MTEAWLEIGGLFVSAFVSSTIAPGGSEAVLAYLIAEGRHPALQLVGVATLGNTLGAMTTWGLGMLAAKRYPVAGLLPEKSQKALTLVQKRGVWALFFSWLPVIGDALCFAGGWLKLPLLSGALIILLGKLGRYGAIAWAFD, encoded by the coding sequence ATGACAGAAGCCTGGTTAGAAATCGGCGGCCTGTTCGTCAGCGCCTTCGTGTCGTCCACGATCGCGCCGGGCGGCTCCGAAGCGGTGTTGGCCTACCTGATCGCGGAAGGTAGGCATCCGGCCCTGCAATTGGTCGGCGTCGCGACGCTCGGCAATACGCTCGGCGCGATGACGACCTGGGGACTCGGCATGCTGGCCGCGAAGCGTTACCCGGTCGCCGGGCTGCTGCCGGAGAAATCCCAAAAAGCGCTGACTCTAGTCCAAAAACGCGGCGTTTGGGCTTTGTTTTTCTCCTGGCTGCCGGTGATCGGCGATGCGCTGTGTTTCGCGGGCGGCTGGCTGAAATTGCCGCTGTTGTCCGGCGCCCTGATCATCTTGCTCGGCAAACTCGGCCGTTACGGCGCGATTGCCTGGGCATTCGATTAA
- the rfaQ gene encoding putative lipopolysaccharide heptosyltransferase III codes for MANRIVFKRPPARILLIALRYLGDALLTTPLLHSLKQAYPEAKIDMLIFRNTAGMFEGNADIDQIIMTPNRPTFKELRSLTQRIFRRYDLAVAVQAGDRPFLYSLLAAPKRIAVVPPKGETGWWKRYFLQGHVEHDNENTHTVLQNLKLADLLAIPRCYALVPPRSEAAAPEAWIAEDRAYAVLHPYPQWTYKQWPLDGWADIGRYLAEAGLQLVLSGGPAEQEIRFVAELQKRLPENTVNLAGQLTLAQLAHVIAGARCFIGPDTGITHLAAATRVPVIALFGPTNPVKWAPWPCDYRQDRNPFEKVGDQQVNNVSLIQGQGDCVPCDLEGCDRHRQSRSRCLDSLPSATVKHRIRQVLGR; via the coding sequence ATGGCTAACCGAATAGTGTTCAAACGTCCTCCTGCGAGGATTTTACTGATCGCCTTGCGCTATCTCGGCGACGCCTTGCTGACGACGCCGCTGCTGCATTCGCTCAAACAGGCCTATCCCGAGGCAAAGATCGACATGCTGATCTTCCGGAATACGGCCGGAATGTTCGAAGGCAATGCCGATATCGATCAGATCATTATGACGCCGAATCGCCCGACATTTAAGGAACTCCGCAGCCTGACCCAGCGCATATTCAGGCGCTACGATCTGGCCGTTGCGGTGCAGGCGGGCGATCGTCCGTTCCTGTACAGTCTGCTGGCCGCGCCGAAGCGTATCGCAGTCGTGCCGCCTAAAGGCGAGACCGGCTGGTGGAAGCGCTATTTTTTGCAAGGCCATGTCGAGCATGACAACGAAAATACGCATACCGTTTTACAAAACCTGAAACTGGCGGATTTGCTGGCGATTCCCCGCTGCTATGCGCTGGTTCCGCCCAGGAGCGAAGCGGCAGCACCAGAAGCTTGGATTGCCGAGGATCGCGCCTATGCGGTGCTGCATCCTTATCCGCAATGGACCTACAAACAGTGGCCGCTGGACGGCTGGGCGGACATCGGCCGCTATCTGGCGGAGGCTGGCTTGCAGCTGGTGTTGTCGGGAGGCCCTGCGGAGCAGGAAATCCGGTTCGTCGCCGAGCTGCAAAAGCGCCTGCCCGAAAATACGGTCAATCTGGCCGGGCAGCTGACATTGGCGCAATTGGCGCACGTCATCGCCGGCGCACGCTGTTTCATCGGTCCCGACACCGGCATCACCCATCTGGCGGCCGCGACGCGGGTTCCGGTCATTGCGCTGTTCGGGCCGACCAATCCGGTCAAATGGGCGCCCTGGCCTTGCGATTACCGGCAAGATCGCAATCCGTTCGAAAAAGTCGGCGACCAGCAGGTGAATAATGTGTCTCTGATCCAAGGCCAGGGCGACTGTGTGCCGTGCGATTTGGAAGGTTGTGACAGGCACAGGCAAAGCCGGAGCCGGTGTTTGGATAGTCTTCCTTCTGCAACCGTTAAACATAGAATCAGACAAGTGTTGGGCCGATAA